The genomic stretch TCGAGAGCAAAATTGGTATAAGTATAATCATATTCCTTAAGTTTATTCTCAATATAGGTATTTCCTGAGCCCAGAATCATAATATTTAAAGCACCATAACTTTGCTTAATGCTTTTCCATACTACATCCGGCAACAGATCTGCTCCTTTTTCTGTAGCAAACCTTCCGATAAAAGAAAACAAAGGAAGTTCGGACTTTAAGCCATATTCTTTACAAAGTTTTTCTTTATTCTTTTTCTTTTGTGCAACTGCATTTTTACTACTAAAATTAAAATCCAGCATCGGATCGGTTTCCGGGTTCCAGACTTCGGTATCAATTCCATTAATAATTCCATAAGCCTTTCCAAACTCCTGACGAACGAGACTTTCAAGCCCGCGGAAACTGATGAAAAGTTCTTCCAAATAGCCTTCGGAAACAGTAGTAAAAGCATGCGAACACTTAATCATACTTGCCAGTGGGTTCATAAAACCATTCCAATCCATTAATCCCCACTTATAAGTATCAAAGGAAGGCATATAATTCGCCATATTCCAGCTCATCATTCCCTGATATTCTCCATTATGAATTGTTCCTATGGTTTTAACCCCTTGTAAAAAGCTAAATTCAGGACAGTTTTCAACCATAAAAGGAACTAATCCTGTATGATAATCGTGACAATGAAGAACATCCGGCCGGATCTCCATAGCACACAGCCAATGCAGGACTCCATGCTGGAAAGCCAAAAACTGGAAACTTTCATCCTGGTAACCATAAGGATTATCTCTATCCAAAAGCCCGGGAATTCTCACCATATAAAGCTCAAACCCCAGCACATTGGTCTTTTCCTTCAACACCTGAACCTGTAGCATATTGGCTCCCTGATGAATAAACCCATCAAATACCAAATCAAATTCATGTTCGTGAACAAAGGGTTTATTATACCATGGCATTACCACCTTGGCCTCTATTCCTTTTATTTTATTCTGATATTTTGGAAGTGCCCCCACAACATCTGCCAGTCC from Chryseobacterium indologenes encodes the following:
- a CDS encoding glycogen synthase, producing MVIYHLSTECYPVAKVGGLADVVGALPKYQNKIKGIEAKVVMPWYNKPFVHEHEFDLVFDGFIHQGANMLQVQVLKEKTNVLGFELYMVRIPGLLDRDNPYGYQDESFQFLAFQHGVLHWLCAMEIRPDVLHCHDYHTGLVPFMVENCPEFSFLQGVKTIGTIHNGEYQGMMSWNMANYMPSFDTYKWGLMDWNGFMNPLASMIKCSHAFTTVSEGYLEELFISFRGLESLVRQEFGKAYGIINGIDTEVWNPETDPMLDFNFSSKNAVAQKKKNKEKLCKEYGLKSELPLFSFIGRFATEKGADLLPDVVWKSIKQSYGALNIMILGSGNTYIENKLKEYDYTYTNFALDVGYKEYLSHKIYASADFLLMPSRVEPCGLNQMYSMRYGTVPVVRYTGGLKDTVEDISTGGAGLNFTYPGVDDIVHAMNRAIGIYNQKGMMEELIHANMNFDFAWEKSAEKYIALYNR